Below is a window of Streptomyces sp. NBC_01429 DNA.
ACGCCCGTACGCACGTCTGCCCATACGCCCGCCCCCGTCCCCACCCCGTCCCTCCCTCTACCTCTGCCACCCCGCGTTCGAGGAGCCACCACTGTCCCGCGCACCCACCGCCGGCCCGCCGCACGGCCTCCAGCGCTTCAACGCCGCCCCGCCGGCCGTCGTCGAGACCGCGCTGCTCGGCTGCCTCGGCAGCGGCCGCTGGGCCCGGCGGATCGCCGCGCACCGCCCGTACCCCGATCTGGACTCGCTGCTCGCGGCGTCCGACGAGGCGGGCTACGACCTCTCGTTCAGCGATCTCGCGGAGGCCCTCGCCGCCGAGACGCCCTCCGCGCCGCCGCCCGGCGCGCCGCCCGCAGCCACCACCGCGCTGCGCGCCGCGCACGCCGCGTACGAGAGCCGCTTCGGCCACGCCTTCGTGATCGGCCTGGACGGCCGGCGGCCCGAGGAGTCCCTCGGTCACGTCCTGGCCGCCATCAGGACCCGGCTCGGTCACGATCCCGACCACGAGCGGTCGGTCTCCGCCGACGAGCTGCGCCGACTCGCCCGGAGCCGGCTCACCCGGCTGACCGAGGACCCGCCCCGGCTGGTGGGACGGCAGCCCGGCCCGGGAGCGGGGTTCCCGGGGTGTCCGGATAGCCCGTCCGTGGCCGTTTGATTGCCTGTTTGATCACACCTGGGTACCCCGCGCGAACGAACCGACAACTCGTCGCTACGATGGCCGGGGCCGGTGGACCGTACCCGGCCGGGCGCGACCGACACCACTGTGCTTGATTGAGTAGAAGATGGCGGCCGGCCCCGATCCCCGCTCCCGGAGGGTTTTTCCGTGCCGGCTGGAACGCTGTACCGCGGCCGGGAAGGAATGTGGTCGTGGGTGGCTCATCGAGTCACCGGCGTGCTCATCTTTTTCTTCCTGTTCGTACA
It encodes the following:
- a CDS encoding 2-oxo-4-hydroxy-4-carboxy-5-ureidoimidazoline decarboxylase produces the protein MKVPRRRPSRAPKLSRPGEERRKNRHCLPTVDSLYGTSAPGAQPGAQPGTQPPRGGSPPAEPSSHPGSFSPHLFSHPYGLSTQPSRPYARLPIRPPPSPPRPSLYLCHPAFEEPPLSRAPTAGPPHGLQRFNAAPPAVVETALLGCLGSGRWARRIAAHRPYPDLDSLLAASDEAGYDLSFSDLAEALAAETPSAPPPGAPPAATTALRAAHAAYESRFGHAFVIGLDGRRPEESLGHVLAAIRTRLGHDPDHERSVSADELRRLARSRLTRLTEDPPRLVGRQPGPGAGFPGCPDSPSVAV